One part of the Drosophila willistoni isolate 14030-0811.24 unplaced genomic scaffold, UCI_dwil_1.1 Seg29.1, whole genome shotgun sequence genome encodes these proteins:
- the LOC111519733 gene encoding uncharacterized protein LOC111519733 encodes MLDDVDETMHTTLDKELLFAVVATGEVVQTVAGGLQFSLIKCTAPIGGSMAISAVATLWRLAIRRGAFVGFVLASTDGAERGKAAVPGCMAKEEAVFALGISLRPFASRRVPPGCLGP; translated from the exons ATGCTGGACGACGTAGATGAGACGATGCATACGACGTTGGACAAGGAGCTGCTGTTTGCTGTAGTGGCGACTGGCGAGGTGGTGCAGACGGTTGCTGGTGGACTTCAG TTCAGCCTTATAAAATGCACAGCCCCTATAGGTGGCTCTATGGCCATCTCCGCAGTTGCCACACTTTGGAGATTGGCCATCAGGAGAGGCGCATTTGTCGGATTTGTGCTGGCCAGCACAGACGGAGCAGAGCGGGGGAAGGCAGCAGTACCTGGCTGTATGGCCAAAGAGGAGGCAGTTTTTGCATTGGGAATCTCCCTTCGGCCCTTTGCCTCTCGACGCGTACCTCCTGGCTGCCTAGGACCTTAA